The segment GAGTCAGCTGTAGCTTGTTTTTCCCATATAGAATGTAAGCTTTTGAAACTTTTCTAGGTTATGCCTGTGTATAAAATAACCTCaatgatatttaatttaaaattgtacAGTAATAACCATTATTTGATTGTGTCTACCACCATAAAGCTTGTAGAATATCAGTTCACAATGCTTCCTAATTCCGTGACCTTCACTGACTAAACATCTTCCAGCTTTACTGACTTTAAGTCACGTAGCTGAAATCCGTGtctctttttgtatttatttcaaacTATAACAATTCTGAAAAATTATACATTCGTTATTTTGTATTGTTAGCTCTGATAGATTTCTCCATAGTCCCTCTAGCAAAACCATTGATGAATCCTGTAAGTAGCCAAAGGTTATTTgtgcttttgggtttgttttctcttttccttctgtgctTCTGGGGTTCTAGCCAACTGGAAAGGAAAGTTCTTAGCACTGTCTAACAGGAAGTTCTCCTGTCTGTCTGGACCCTATATTTAAGACACCAGGTAGGATGCCATCTAGTCTGGAATGTTTTAGGACCTCAACATAGATCTCTTCTGCTGCTCAGAGGCAAATGTACCTCAGATTTTAGAGAGCTGTGAATATTTAGTAATAGctgtgttcaatatatatatatgatatatatatatatatgaatatattatatatatgaatatatattatatatattatatttatatgtatatacataaatataatagtttatttagaataattattttcgaatgaaaaaaaagttttttatagaataaaatcaattttgaaTTCCAAATCCGTGACCTGTCCCATTTCAGTATTGTCCCAGCTATCTAAAATGCTGAGGAAATGCTCAAACAAATATTCTCAGTTAATTACAAAATAGCCCAAAAGGATTTTTTCCCCAGCTAACAGCAAGATATACTAGGACTTTATCAGGTTCTGACTGGTTTTATAGTAATCAGTCATGAAGCATAGTTAAGCACCAACTATAGGGGTTACGTGACCCCTTTGGATGTGGGAATCAATTCACTTTACTTTTTGGTATTTGAATGACATACAATAAAAACATGGAATTTTGAGTCAAGAGTTATTATAGGTATATGAATAAAATTCCACAAGATGACCAGGGGGATTATTGATCTTGGATGTGGATGGAAGATCAGGcattctaaacaaaataaaacagcaggCATATGAGGGGGCATGACCTATGTCTACAATTTCAGCAGGTGAGAAGAACAGGGACCATAGGAAAGATGGACTAAAACATCAGGGGATAAGGTGAGAGAAACATCTCTTGTTTTTTGCACATGTGCAGGGTGTTAGCATTGGTCATTTACTGCCTTGGGAATTTACTTTGTACACTGATAACACCCTTGTATTCCCTGCTAAAACGTAGACTAACCCTAAGCGAGATATAAACACTGATGAGCATGAGCCCTGTATTGGTTAAGAGGTGATCAACTTACCGGGAGCTTTGAGTGGTGTTCAGGGCTACGTCTTCACTTCTGGCCACATCTGGGATGATTTCTTCAGTTTGGTGGTGCCCTTCTGTTTCCTCTAGGGAGCCGCTTTGGGAAACGAAGGGTTCAGGTTCTTCAACGCACTCTTCTTTCTGATCTGTCTCTATCTGAATCAAAGGCACATCCCTTGAGCAAAGTGACAGCCTAGGGGTTTTGAGATCAACAGCATTGTGGCATGCAGAGGTTTCTCTTCTAGGATCAGAGCCACTGGGTTTTTTAACAGTGGCTGTTTTGCTTGGAGATGGCACTGGGGAATGACTGCCTTCAGTAACAGCATCCTTTCTCTGATATTCAACAGACTCCTCTACAAGCAGAGTTGGCCCCCTATGTCCTGTGCTGGTGGCTAATCTGTTGGCACACTTCTCTGCTTGCAAAGGAGAGCCGCCGGAAACAGGACCAGGACTGGCATTGGCTGCCTCGCCATCATCAGCAatgattttgttctttctcatgAGAGCCTCAATGGAGCTGGTCCATGTTTCATGAATTAGCATGTTTGTGATCTGGTCAGTCCCACTTCTGCGATACAAGCAGGAATCTGatttgcagaggccagaggaggaggcCCTACTGACTGGCTGGACATTTACAGAATCTTGAGGGCAGTTTTGGGCAAAGCCATCTAAGGAGTTGGCTTTGACAGGCGCATTGACTGTTAATCTGGAGCACGGGGACCTGCTGTCAGGCATAGATGACTGTCTGTAACACAGCGGGGATCGTACAGAAGGAGACAGCAAGCCCGTGGTCCAATCATGGCTGCTTCGTCTGGAGGAGGCGCCATCTTTGCTTTCTTTGGCAATGTCTCTCAGCATGTACCTATAGAACTCCTCTGTTATGCTCTCTGTGCTGGATTGCTTAGAGGGGCAGCTCGGTCTCACGTTGAGGTGGTCGTTTTTCTGGCAGGCCTGCTGCACTGCAGAGCTCAGGATACTGCTGGCATTTTTGCCTGCATAGTAATCCAGCAGCAACTCAAACCCTCTCCCTTCGTTTTCCATCTGTTTCACCATGAACCTGGAAAACTCATCGGTGATGCTCTCACAGCTGGACTGTTTGGAGACAGAGCTGGCCCTGCTAACTGGTTGGCTTAAGGTACTCATCAAACCCAGGCTGTTTACAAAGACCCCTGCTTCAGAGTCTTCCTCAGGAATGCTTTCACAGCTTGAGGCCTTCAGCCGGTTCCACCTATCGCCACCCAGAAGCCGATTCCGGGAACAACTCTGGCCTTGCCACACCCCATCCACCCCGGAGAACTCGGTGAGGTTCATGATCTTGGCTGCCACTTCATTTGCAAAAGTACTGACGGAATCAGGAATGTCTTCGAGGTTCACGGACTCATCCATGACTCTGTTCATCAGCTTCTCTTTCAGCTCCGGGTGCTCATCGGCTTTTCTCTTGATCTCACTGAGCCGAGGTGGCTTATGTTTCCTCACAGTGCTTCCAGCGCttgagttttccttcttcctcttcaggGATCGGCAGGATCCGTTAGGTGTGATCAAAAACTCGTTCCCTCTTTTCCAAGCGCAAAACCACGGCTGTTTGCCGTTAGAGTTGTCAAGGCAGATTGCTGCGATTTCGGTTGCCATGGAGACAACAGTCTCTGCCAATTCTTCCGCAAAGTCTGTGAGGCCATAGACCTCGGACTGCTTTGCCTCCTCCAGTGTAGGTTGAGCCGGAAGGGCCAGGTCATCCCCTAACAAGGATAGGTTACCTTGAGCTTCCTTGTTTAAGGGTGTGGTGCAGGTGTATTTCTCTTGGGTGTTTGGAAGAATGCAGTCTTCAGTTTCCTGGAAACCACTATGGCCCTCGCTTGCTGTTGTCAATTTTCCTACTTCTGTAGAGGCTCTTTGTTCATTGCTGTCATAACTTAGTATATTATGAGGGCTCCTGGTGTCTTCTCCCACAATTCCCTTCAGATATATTTCCTTGGGGAATGTCTTAGCAGTTGAACCAAGCATCCTATGACTGCATGAGAATTCAGATTGCAGCCTGGGGTTGTTGACCGGTTCTGGCTTTGCTCCACCCTTGTTGGACTTAGGAGATGCATCCTCTACAAGATCCCTGATGACAAGGCCAGTACTGTGTGCATTGCTAAGAGGGTGGTTGCTGGGGCACACTGAGGTTTTTACCCAGGCTTGACTAGCAGCCTGATCAAAGGACTGGCAGCCTAAGGGCTCTGTCCAACTGAAGGTCTCCTTAGAAAGGCCAGTGGGATGCTCACCAAGTGTTACCATGTGATTCATCTTTTTGAACGTGAAGCAGATCACATTGTGCAGCAGCTGGTTCACACTTTCCATTAAGGTGTTGAGAGTCCCACAGGGATTCCTCTCATCCGTGGGCTGAGCCGTTGTGGTTTTCTGGCGAAGTTCATCCACAGAATGCTTGAGGATGACATTGGATAAGGTGTGTGCCAGCTCATTCCTTCGGACACTTTCTGTGCACAGGGTCTGGGTTTTAGAACTGGTTTCTATGATTCTCTGGTTCACAGATTCCAAGAGCTCTCCAACGCTGCTGTAAGCATCTGGCCTTGCTAAAACCAGAGTAGCCTCCCTGAGTAGAGCCCCTGCAATGGCTTCCTTCCCCAGTTCTGTGCGCCTCTCTGTCACTAAACTTCCAGTGGAGGATATTGCTTCAGAAGCCCCAGATGTGGGCAAGAGGCCACTCGGAGCTACAGAACATGTCACCTCTTCTCTTTCACCTAGGCCACAGACGGCGACAGCACTTGCCACTTGTGTCATGCCACACAGAGCTGATGGGAAGGAGTAGTCGGTTGTAGAAGGTCCCGTGAATACCTGGGGCATTTGAGTTTGCTGTCTCCCATTGCCTCTCTGGGCATAGGTAGATACCAGGGATTCTTGTTCCGTGGTGAATCTTTCTGTGGCCTGTGGACTGGAAATGGTTCCAATCACAGTGGCTGCACAAGCCAATGCAACTTCTAGGGCACTCTGAGTGGGTCTGCTGGAACTGTCTGCAGAAAAGATGCCTGACGTTTCAACAGACACTTCCGTGTCAGGCCAGGAGGAGACCCTTGGCTCGGGGACTGTGTCACTGCCATCTGGGCTCTGCACAATGACAATTTTGGGGAGCTCATTCCAGGAACGAGGGACCACCATATCTTTTGTGCAACAGCCGCTGGGAAGCAGAGCTCGTCCCATAGAGAAACTGACTGCAGATTCCTGGGGGAGTGTGGGTTGCGACTGAGACAATCGGATGAAGGCATCTTGCATTACAGATTCTGCTAAGTTTGTGGCATACTCTCCTGTGGTGGCTTCTCCATTTTGAACGGGAGGAAGAGAGCTTGGAGTAGCATCATGGTCTCTGTGGTTGCTTCCCTGCTCAGTGAGTAGACCACATGAAGAAAGTACATCTTTCTTAACCATGGAGAGATAAGCATCCCTGGGGATGAACAGCATCTGAGATGTTTCTATTTCTCCTGTGATATTTTCGGGGTAAGAGTAGTTTGTGGTCGGCTGCTTGTTCTCCGGCACTTCACTTTTCAGGCGTGATGGCCTGGCTGAAGGATTGAGACTTTTCAAGGCTGTGTTCTCTGCTGTATTTTCCTTTGACCCTTCTGTTTTTGTTGGGGGCATACGGTGTTTTCTAATGTGTTTGTCCCCTAGAGCACAATGCAACTTTTCCTTGTGGTAATCCCATCCTTCCTGAGTTGCTTCCTTTGACTTTTTACTTTCCAAAACATTAGCTGACACAGTTATAGTTTCCAAACCTAGTGAAGGGAAATTGAGGAATGCGGTTACTTCTCTCTTGTAGCAAATTGTAATGGGCCCAAACTAACAATTACTTTCTAAATTTGCATCCACCTCAGGAGCTGTTGCCTCAGGTAAAGTGAGTCTTATAAGGATGGTGTATTTTGTTATGGAATGTTGTCCTATTAAATACCTTTCATGTGGTAcacaaatgctggggttacagttgGGGAGCAGGGAGGTGTTTGTGGGTGAAGGATGGTTTGTCATCATTTTCCCCGGGAAAGTGATACAGGAGCTCGAATActagggaaaggagggaggaagggcagggtTGTGGGGCTAGAAGAACTTCCGTAGGAGCCTTGTTGCAAAGCCTTGCACTGAACTTTGCAAAGGACCTGA is part of the Mastomys coucha isolate ucsf_1 unplaced genomic scaffold, UCSF_Mcou_1 pScaffold14, whole genome shotgun sequence genome and harbors:
- the Sphkap gene encoding A-kinase anchor protein SPHKAP isoform X2, producing the protein MDVNSQLSVQSNVESPLMHEGSEPQQITSGTAGSLAGSITACKKVLRSNSLLESTDYWLQNQRTPCQIGFVEDESENCASVCFVNLDVNKDACITENLQQKLVNVSPDLPRLINSMNVQQPKENEIVLLSGLASGNLQADFDVSQCPWLPDICLVQCARGNRPNSTNCIIFEINKFLIGLEVVQERQLHLETNVLKLEDDTNCSLSSIEEDFLTASEHLEEEIEVEDSRSGLETITVSANVLESKKSKEATQEGWDYHKEKLHCALGDKHIRKHRMPPTKTEGSKENTAENTALKSLNPSARPSRLKSEVPENKQPTTNYSYPENITGEIETSQMLFIPRDAYLSMVKKDVLSSCGLLTEQGSNHRDHDATPSSLPPVQNGEATTGEYATNLAESVMQDAFIRLSQSQPTLPQESAVSFSMGRALLPSGCCTKDMVVPRSWNELPKIVIVQSPDGSDTVPEPRVSSWPDTEVSVETSGIFSADSSSRPTQSALEVALACAATVIGTISSPQATERFTTEQESLVSTYAQRGNGRQQTQMPQVFTGPSTTDYSFPSALCGMTQVASAVAVCGLGEREEVTCSVAPSGLLPTSGASEAISSTGSLVTERRTELGKEAIAGALLREATLVLARPDAYSSVGELLESVNQRIIETSSKTQTLCTESVRRNELAHTLSNVILKHSVDELRQKTTTAQPTDERNPCGTLNTLMESVNQLLHNVICFTFKKMNHMVTLGEHPTGLSKETFSWTEPLGCQSFDQAASQAWVKTSVCPSNHPLSNAHSTGLVIRDLVEDASPKSNKGGAKPEPVNNPRLQSEFSCSHRMLGSTAKTFPKEIYLKGIVGEDTRSPHNILSYDSNEQRASTEVGKLTTASEGHSGFQETEDCILPNTQEKYTCTTPLNKEAQGNLSLLGDDLALPAQPTLEEAKQSEVYGLTDFAEELAETVVSMATEIAAICLDNSNGKQPWFCAWKRGNEFLITPNGSCRSLKRKKENSSAGSTVRKHKPPRLSEIKRKADEHPELKEKLMNRVMDESVNLEDIPDSVSTFANEVAAKIMNLTEFSGVDGVWQGQSCSRNRLLGGDRWNRLKASSCESIPEEDSEAGVFVNSLGLMSTLSQPVSRASSVSKQSSCESITDEFSRFMVKQMENEGRGFELLLDYYAGKNASSILSSAVQQACQKNDHLNVRPSCPSKQSSTESITEEFYRYMLRDIAKESKDGASSRRSSHDWTTGLLSPSVRSPLCYRQSSMPDSRSPCSRLTVNAPVKANSLDGFAQNCPQDSVNVQPVSRASSSGLCKSDSCLYRRSGTDQITNMLIHETWTSSIEALMRKNKIIADDGEAANASPGPVSGGSPLQAEKCANRLATSTGHRGPTLLVEESVEYQRKDAVTEGSHSPVPSPSKTATVKKPSGSDPRRETSACHNAVDLKTPRLSLCSRDVPLIQIETDQKEECVEEPEPFVSQSGSLEETEGHHQTEEIIPDVARSEDVALNTTQSSRDSLETRGELEVEVLKEDIPPDESRNPSSSSEESTGSWSQLANEEDNPDDTSSFLQLSERSMSNGNSSGTSSLGIMDLDIYQESIPSSPMINELVEEKEILKEQSESIKEHASGWPERAASSQRSLLVINFDLEPECPDAELRATLQWIAASELGIPTIYFKKSQESRIEKFLDVVKLVHQKSWKVGDIFHAVVQYCKLHAEKKEGTPSLFDWLLELG
- the Sphkap gene encoding A-kinase anchor protein SPHKAP isoform X1 — translated: MSTPSFLCKAMWVVEPNSATCLSAALPVKRHCQESSNVESPLMHEGSEPQQITSGTAGSLAGSITACKKVLRSNSLLESTDYWLQNQRTPCQIGFVEDESENCASVCFVNLDVNKDACITENLQQKLVNVSPDLPRLINSMNVQQPKENEIVLLSGLASGNLQADFDVSQCPWLPDICLVQCARGNRPNSTNCIIFEINKFLIGLEVVQERQLHLETNVLKLEDDTNCSLSSIEEDFLTASEHLEEEIEVEDSRSGLETITVSANVLESKKSKEATQEGWDYHKEKLHCALGDKHIRKHRMPPTKTEGSKENTAENTALKSLNPSARPSRLKSEVPENKQPTTNYSYPENITGEIETSQMLFIPRDAYLSMVKKDVLSSCGLLTEQGSNHRDHDATPSSLPPVQNGEATTGEYATNLAESVMQDAFIRLSQSQPTLPQESAVSFSMGRALLPSGCCTKDMVVPRSWNELPKIVIVQSPDGSDTVPEPRVSSWPDTEVSVETSGIFSADSSSRPTQSALEVALACAATVIGTISSPQATERFTTEQESLVSTYAQRGNGRQQTQMPQVFTGPSTTDYSFPSALCGMTQVASAVAVCGLGEREEVTCSVAPSGLLPTSGASEAISSTGSLVTERRTELGKEAIAGALLREATLVLARPDAYSSVGELLESVNQRIIETSSKTQTLCTESVRRNELAHTLSNVILKHSVDELRQKTTTAQPTDERNPCGTLNTLMESVNQLLHNVICFTFKKMNHMVTLGEHPTGLSKETFSWTEPLGCQSFDQAASQAWVKTSVCPSNHPLSNAHSTGLVIRDLVEDASPKSNKGGAKPEPVNNPRLQSEFSCSHRMLGSTAKTFPKEIYLKGIVGEDTRSPHNILSYDSNEQRASTEVGKLTTASEGHSGFQETEDCILPNTQEKYTCTTPLNKEAQGNLSLLGDDLALPAQPTLEEAKQSEVYGLTDFAEELAETVVSMATEIAAICLDNSNGKQPWFCAWKRGNEFLITPNGSCRSLKRKKENSSAGSTVRKHKPPRLSEIKRKADEHPELKEKLMNRVMDESVNLEDIPDSVSTFANEVAAKIMNLTEFSGVDGVWQGQSCSRNRLLGGDRWNRLKASSCESIPEEDSEAGVFVNSLGLMSTLSQPVSRASSVSKQSSCESITDEFSRFMVKQMENEGRGFELLLDYYAGKNASSILSSAVQQACQKNDHLNVRPSCPSKQSSTESITEEFYRYMLRDIAKESKDGASSRRSSHDWTTGLLSPSVRSPLCYRQSSMPDSRSPCSRLTVNAPVKANSLDGFAQNCPQDSVNVQPVSRASSSGLCKSDSCLYRRSGTDQITNMLIHETWTSSIEALMRKNKIIADDGEAANASPGPVSGGSPLQAEKCANRLATSTGHRGPTLLVEESVEYQRKDAVTEGSHSPVPSPSKTATVKKPSGSDPRRETSACHNAVDLKTPRLSLCSRDVPLIQIETDQKEECVEEPEPFVSQSGSLEETEGHHQTEEIIPDVARSEDVALNTTQSSRDSLETRGELEVEVLKEDIPPDESRNPSSSSEESTGSWSQLANEEDNPDDTSSFLQLSERSMSNGNSSGTSSLGIMDLDIYQESIPSSPMINELVEEKEILKEQSESIKEHASGWPERAASSQRSLLVINFDLEPECPDAELRATLQWIAASELGIPTIYFKKSQESRIEKFLDVVKLVHQKSWKVGDIFHAVVQYCKLHAEKKEGTPSLFDWLLELG
- the Sphkap gene encoding A-kinase anchor protein SPHKAP isoform X3; translation: MSTPSFLCKAMWVVEPNSATCLSAALPVKRHCQESSNVESPLMHEGSEPQQITSGTAGSLAGSITACKKVLRSNSLLESTDYWLQNQRTPCQIGFVEDESENCASVCFVNLDVNKDACITENLQQKLVNVSPDLPRLINSMNVQQPKENEIVLLSGLASGNLQADFDVSQCPWLPDICLVQCARGNRPNSTNCIIFEINKFLIGLEVVQERQLHLETNVLKLEDDTNCSLSSIEEDFLTASEHLEEEIEVEDSRSGLETITVSANVLESKKSKEATQEGWDYHKEKLHCALGDKHIRKHRMPPTKTEGSKENTAENTALKSLNPSARPSRLKSEVPENKQPTTNYSYPENITGEIETSQMLFIPRDAYLSMVKKDVLSSCGLLTEQGSNHRDHDATPSSLPPVQNGEATTGEYATNLAESVMQDAFIRLSQSQPTLPQESAVSFSMGRALLPSGCCTKDMVVPRSWNELPKIVIVQSPDGSDTVPEPRVSSWPDTEVSVETSGIFSADSSSRPTQSALEVALACAATVIGTISSPQATERFTTEQESLVSTYAQRGNGRQQTQMPQVFTGPSTTDYSFPSALCGMTQVASAVAVCGLGEREEVTCSVAPSGLLPTSGASEAISSTGSLVTERRTELGKEAIAGALLREATLVLARPDAYSSVGELLESVNQRIIETSSKTQTLCTESVRRNELAHTLSNVILKHSVDELRQKTTTAQPTDERNPCGTLNTLMESVNQLLHNVICFTFKKMNHMVTLGEHPTGLSKETFSWTEPLGCQSFDQAASQAWVKTSVCPSNHPLSNAHSTGLVIRDLVEDASPKSNKGGAKPEPVNNPRLQSEFSCSHRMLGSTAKTFPKEIYLKGIVGEDTRSPHNILSYDSNEQRASTEVGKLTTASEGHSGFQETEDCILPNTQEKYTCTTPLNKEAQGNLSLLGDDLALPAQPTLEEAKQSEVYGLTDFAEELAETVVSMATEIAAICLDNSNGKQPWFCAWKRGNEFLITPNGSCRSLKRKKENSSAGSTVRKHKPPRLSEIKRKADEHPELKEKLMNRVMDESVNLEDIPDSVSTFANEVAAKIMNLTEFSGVDGVWQGQSCSRNRLLGGDRWNRLKASSCESIPEEDSEAGVFVNSLGLMSTLSQPVSRASSVSKQSSCESITDEFSRFMVKQMENEGRGFELLLDYYAGKNASSILSSAVQQACQKNDHLNVRPSCPSKQSSTESITEEFYRYMLRDIAKESKDGASSRRSSHDWTTGLLSPSVRSPLCYRQSSMPDSRSPCSRLTVNAPVKANSLDGFAQNCPQDSVNVQPVSRASSSGLCKSDSCLYRRSGTDQITNMLIHETWTSSIEALMRKNKIIADDGEAANASPGPVSGGSPLQAEKCANRLATSTGHRGPTLLVEESVEYQRKDAVTEGSHSPVPSPSKTATVKKPSGSDPRRETSACHNAVDLKTPRLSLCSRDVPLIQIETDQKEECVEEPEPFVSQSGSLEETEGHHQTEEIIPDVARSEDVALNTTQSSRDSLETRGELEVEVLKEDIPPDESRNPSSSSEESTGSWSQLANEEDNPDDTSSFLQLSERSMSELVEEKEILKEQSESIKEHASGWPERAASSQRSLLVINFDLEPECPDAELRATLQWIAASELGIPTIYFKKSQESRIEKFLDVVKLVHQKSWKVGDIFHAVVQYCKLHAEKKEGTPSLFDWLLELG
- the Sphkap gene encoding A-kinase anchor protein SPHKAP isoform X5, with the translated sequence MSTPSFLCKAMWVVEPNSATCLSAALPVKRHCQESSNVESPLMHEGSEPQQITSGTAGSLAGSITACKKVLRSNSLLESTDYWLQNQRTPCQIGFVEDESENCASVCFVNLDVNKDACITENLQQKLVNVSPDLPRLINSMNVQQPKENEIVLLSGLASGNLQADFDVSQCPWLPDICLVQCARGNRPNSTNCIIFEINKFLIGLEVVQERQLHLETNVLKLEDDTNCSLSSIEEDFLTASEHLEEEIEVEDSRSGLETITVSANVLESKKSKEATQEGWDYHKEKLHCALGDKHIRKHRMPPTKTEGSKENTAENTALKSLNPSARPSRLKSEVPENKQPTTNYSYPENITGEIETSQMLFIPRDAYLSMVKKDVLSSCGLLTEQGSNHRDHDATPSSLPPVQNGEATTGEYATNLAESVMQDAFIRLSQSQPTLPQESAVSFSMGRALLPSGCCTKDMVVPRSWNELPKIVIVQSPDGSDTVPEPRVSSWPDTEVSVETSGIFSADSSSRPTQSALEVALACAATVIGTISSPQATERFTTEQESLVSTYAQRGNGRQQTQMPQVFTGPSTTDYSFPSALCGMTQVASAVAVCGLGEREEVTCSVAPSGLLPTSGASEAISSTGSLVTERRTELGKEAIAGALLREATLVLARPDAYSSVGELLESVNQRIIETSSKTQTLCTESVRRNELAHTLSNVILKHSVDELRQKTTTAQPTDERNPCGTLNTLMESVNQLLHNVICFTFKKMNHMVTLGEHPTGLSKETFSWTEPLGCQSFDQAASQAWVKTSVCPSNHPLSNAHSTGLVIRDLVEDASPKSNKGGAKPEPVNNPRLQSEFSCSHRMLGSTAKTFPKEIYLKGIVGEDTRSPHNILSYDSNEQRASTEVGKLTTASEGHSGFQETEDCILPNTQEKYTCTTPLNKEAQGNLSLLGDDLALPAQPTLEEAKQSEVYGLTDFAEELAETVVSMATEIAAICLDNSNGKQPWFCAWKRGNEFLITPNGSCRSLKRKKENSSAGSTVRKHKPPRLSEIKRKADEHPELKEKLMNRVMDESVNLEDIPDSVSTFANEVAAKIMNLTEFSGVDGVWQGQSCSRNRLLGGDRWNRLKASSCESIPEEDSEAGVFVNSLGLMSTLSQPVSRASSVSKQSSCESITDEFSRFMVKQMENEGRGFELLLDYYAGKNASSILSSAVQQACQKNDHLNVRPSCPSKQSSTESITEEFYRYMLRDIAKESKDGASSRRSSHDWTTGLLSPSVRSPLCYRQSSMPDSRSPCSRLTVNAPVKANSLDGFAQNCPQDSVNVQPVSRASSSGLCKSDSCLYRRSGTDQITNMLIHETWTSSIEALMRKNKIIADDGEAANASPGPVSGGSPLQAEKCANRLATSTGHRGPTLLVEESVEYQRKDAVTEGSHSPVPSPSKTATVKKPSGSDPRRETSACHNAVDLKTPRLSLCSRDVPLIQIETDQKEECVEEPEPFVSQSGSLEETEGHHQTEEIIPDVARSEDVALNTTQSSRDSLETRGELEVEVLKEDIPPDESRNPSSSSEESTGSWSQLANEEDNPDDTSSFLQLSERSMSF
- the Sphkap gene encoding A-kinase anchor protein SPHKAP isoform X6, with product MSTPSFLCKAMWVVEPNSATCLSAALPVKRHCQESSNVESPLMHEGSEPQQITSGTAGSLAGSITACKKVLRSNSLLESTDYWLQNQRTPCQIGFVEDESENCASVCFVNLDVNKDACITENLQQKLVNVSPDLPRLINSMNVQQPKENEIVLLSGLASGNLQADFDVSQCPWLPDICLVQCARGNRPNSTNCIIFEINKFLIGLEVVQERQLHLETNVLKLEDDTNCSLSSIEEDFLTASEHLEEEIEVEDSRSGLETITVSANVLESKKSKEATQEGWDYHKEKLHCALGDKHIRKHRMPPTKTEGSKENTAENTALKSLNPSARPSRLKSEVPENKQPTTNYSYPENITGEIETSQMLFIPRDAYLSMVKKDVLSSCGLLTEQGSNHRDHDATPSSLPPVQNGEATTGEYATNLAESVMQDAFIRLSQSQPTLPQESAVSFSMGRALLPSGCCTKDMVVPRSWNELPKIVIVQSPDGSDTVPEPRVSSWPDTEVSVETSGIFSADSSSRPTQSALEVALACAATVIGTISSPQATERFTTEQESLVSTYAQRGNGRQQTQMPQVFTGPSTTDYSFPSALCGMTQVASAVAVCGLGEREEVTCSVAPSGLLPTSGASEAISSTGSLVTERRTELGKEAIAGALLREATLVLARPDAYSSVGELLESVNQRIIETSSKTQTLCTESVRRNELAHTLSNVILKHSVDELRQKTTTAQPTDERNPCGTLNTLMESVNQLLHNVICFTFKKMNHMVTLGEHPTGLSKETFSWTEPLGCQSFDQAASQAWVKTSVCPSNHPLSNAHSTGLVIRDLVEDASPKSNKGGAKPEPVNNPRLQSEFSCSHRMLGSTAKTFPKEIYLKGIVGEDTRSPHNILSYDSNEQRASTEVGKLTTASEGHSGFQETEDCILPNTQEKYTCTTPLNKEAQGNLSLLGDDLALPAQPTLEEAKQSEVYGLTDFAEELAETVVSMATEIAAICLDNSNGKQPWFCAWKRGNEFLITPNGSCRSLKRKKENSSAGSTVRKHKPPRLSEIKRKADEHPELKEKLMNRVMDESVNLEDIPDSVSTFANEVAAKIMNLTEFSGVDGVWQGQSCSRNRLLGGDRWNRLKASSCESIPEEDSEAGVFVNSLGLMSTLSQPVSRASSVSKQSSCESITDEFSRFMVKQMENEGRGFELLLDYYAGKNASSILSSAVQQACQKNDHLNVRPSCPSKQSSTESITEEFYRYMLRDIAKESKDGASSRRSSHDWTTGLLSPSVRSPLCYRQSSMPDSRSPCSRLTVNAPVKANSLDGFAQNCPQDSVNVQPVSRASSSGLCKSDSCLYRRSGTDQITNMLIHETWTSSIEALMRKNKIIADDGEAANASPGPVSGGSPLQAEKCANRLATSTGHRGPTLLVEESVEYQRKDAVTEGSHSPVPSPSKTATVKKPSGSDPRRETSACHNAVDLKTPRLSLCSRDVPLIQIETDQKEECVEEPEPFVSQSGSLEETEGHHQTEEIIPDVARSEDVALNTTQSSRLPVFQSFGT